In Lolium rigidum isolate FL_2022 chromosome 7, APGP_CSIRO_Lrig_0.1, whole genome shotgun sequence, the DNA window aacggagggagtatatcggaCTGCCATATTAATTAACCAATGTTTATATCTTATTTTGTACGTATCTGTTGGCTGGAGCATCTTTTGTTTCCAAAATTAAATAGTGTGCACATCTCATGCCGTCAGATCTTCTAAATAAACACGGAATTATTGCGCATCCACCCCATGATCACCACGACCATACACAGATTGTGTGACATGCATTCGCTAAAATATTGATATTTGAAATCATGAAAAATCGATTTCCATCAGGAAACACTAATCAAGCTTTAGCTACACTGAGCTCGTTATAACGAGAGCGACGGAGACCTCCCTAGTGAACTCGGAGTCCTCGGCGGCGAGCGGCGACTGCACGCCGAGCTCCTGGAACCCGGTCTCGCAGGTCTGGGGCGCGTCCATCGCGCCGCTGAGGTTGGTCACCGCGTCCTTCAAGCCCTGGGGCGTGCCCGCCTCGACGCCCTTCACCGCGGCGTCGAGCTCATCCACGGCCTCGGAGTACACATCGTGGCAGTCGTCGAGGCCCGACCGTACCTTCTTGTCCTTCACCGAAGCCTTGAGGGCGGCGATGCGCTTCCCTGTGCTTGAGGCCGTTGCTTTGATGATCTTCGAGGCGATGACGGCTAGGCCGCGCTTGTCTGCTGTGGCGCTGCCCTCGTCAGCCTGGAAGAACTTGATGCAGTAGTCGTAGCCGATGTCCTTGTGGTTGGCGCCGAAAGACTTGCATGTGTCGTCCAGAACGGAAGCGCTGGACGAgacgaggagcagcaggaggacgaggcCGGGGAGAGCTTGTGAAGGACCCATGGTTTTTTTGTGGTAGGAGTCGGCGAGTATACGGGACGCTTCGGGTGTCGATGTTGATAGGAGAAGAGATCATGGTATATATAGACGACCATCACCGAAATAACAGGGAAAATTAATCGTGAATGGTAAGTTTTGTTAAAAATTGATTGATTGCTATATAAATGAATGCAATGTAATTTATCCTTGACAAAAATAGATTTGCTTCTTTTTTAAGAGGGGGTACAAGATTCTGAACTATATTCTGGACTAGGATGGAGGCCAAAGGGGCTGGAAGCCTGGAACGCATGAGTCAACATCCCCCAACGCCCCAACGAGGCTTTTCTCAAGGAAAACGCTTCTTTTCCTTCGGAGGTTCCGACTCTGGCAGCCTCCGGCTTCTGTGTGTGCTGCGTGTCCCGAACGGGAGAGATTATTTACCGGTCCCACCATTTTCCGTTGCCGTCAAATCTTATCCTCTCCTCAcatctcgtcttcctcctcggtcCTCCCCAACTTCCCCGGTCGACATCGACGGAGCGCACCGCTACCTCCGTCCCCTGCGGCGGCCGGCGTCTACGTAGAGCGCCGCTACCTCCTCTCCCCGTGAGGACCGGCCCCGAcggagcgcgccgccgcctcctttccCAGCGACGGCCGTCCTCGATggagtgcgccgccgcctcctaccGCGCGACGGCCGCAGGCGACCATCTCGAGCGGCGCCGGCTCCATTCGCCGCGAAGGCCGCCGCCTCCGTCCCGCGCGTCGCCGCCTCTTTTCCCCGCGACGGACGGCCA includes these proteins:
- the LOC124673998 gene encoding putative invertase inhibitor, producing the protein MGPSQALPGLVLLLLLVSSSASVLDDTCKSFGANHKDIGYDYCIKFFQADEGSATADKRGLAVIASKIIKATASSTGKRIAALKASVKDKKVRSGLDDCHDVYSEAVDELDAAVKGVEAGTPQGLKDAVTNLSGAMDAPQTCETGFQELGVQSPLAAEDSEFTREVSVALVITSSV